GATACCGCCGATGGCGATAATCCCCCAAATTCCGCCGTAAACCGCGATTTTATAATTAAAAATCCGATTCTTCGACATGGTGGCGATGATTTCGAATAAAATTCCCACCGCGGGCAGGAAGATCACGTAGACCGCAGGGTGGGAATAAAACCAGAACAAGTTCTGATAAAGCAGCACGTCACCGCCCGCGCTGGGGTCATAAAAGTGGGTGCCCAAATACTTGTCGAACAGCAAAAGCGTCACGGCGGCGGCAAGCACCGGAATAAAGACCAACTGCAGGACAAAGGCGGCGACCGTCGTCCACACGAACATATTTAATTGGTTCCATCCCATCCCCGGTGCGCGCATGTAGATCACGGTGACCAGGAAGTTGATGGCGCCCAAGATCGACGAGAACCCCAGCAGGTGGATGGTAAACACGTAAAACGACGTGTTCGCCATCGTGGTGACCGAATAGGGAGGGTATCCCGTCCACATGATGTCGGGGCCGTCGGGAATGACCAGACTGAGCAATGCTAGGATGATGGCGAAATAAAACAGCCAAACACTGAAGGCGTTGATGCGCGGAAAGGCGACGTCCTTGGCTCCGATCATTAGTGGTAAAAAGTAATTGGCGGCGAATCCGGTCAATCCGGGGATCAAAAAGGCCAAAATCATCACCGCGCCGTGAAAGAACAGCCACCTGTTGTATTGTGTCGGATCGGTGATGAGTTGAGCGCCGACCTGGGCTTGTTCCATCCGAATCAGAAGCGCCATGATTCCGGCGACGCCGAACGCGGCCATCGATCCGATCAGGTACAAAATGCCGATCCGCTTATGATCGGTGGTGAGTATCCACTCTTTTAAATTAAA
This genomic window from Varunaivibrio sulfuroxidans contains:
- a CDS encoding cytochrome c oxidase subunit I, encoding MSTPASATLPHHTGFNLKEWILTTDHKRIGILYLIGSMAAFGVAGIMALLIRMEQAQVGAQLITDPTQYNRWLFFHGAVMILAFLIPGLTGFAANYFLPLMIGAKDVAFPRINAFSVWLFYFAIILALLSLVIPDGPDIMWTGYPPYSVTTMANTSFYVFTIHLLGFSSILGAINFLVTVIYMRAPGMGWNQLNMFVWTTVAAFVLQLVFIPVLAAAVTLLLFDKYLGTHFYDPSAGGDVLLYQNLFWFYSHPAVYVIFLPAVGILFEIIATMSKNRIFNYKIAVYGGIWGIIAIGGIVWVHHLYVAGMPDWLRLGMMVTTLLISVPVGLLVMSLWGTLYKGAITYNVAMMYAAACLYLVLVGGLTGIPLALPSLTLHLSDTSFVHAHFHFIMALFSAFALFGGIYYWFPKMTGRLADSKMAVVSFWCNFIGVNVTFWPLFIIGLEGMPRRYWNYEMFPQFQPYHEVATAGAFLIGIGMLLQFINFIYAAINGPIAEDNPWKSKSLEWTHCPNPPGPGNFPEDVVVDENWTPYNYNTD